The DNA window GTGCGCGTAGTAGCGGTACACCCAGTActcgggcgcgggcgcgtaGTCGGTGGCCGCGCAGGTctgcgcgtcgccgccgccccgcgtCAGCAGGTTCGCGAACAGGTCGTGCAGCATGCAGCCGCCCATCCAGTTgccgcgcaggccgacggcgtcgtAGCGCTCGAGGCGGGCGATCCACcaggccgcgccggcgggcaccTGCTCGGCGGAGTTGGCGTACTCGTTGATGTTGACCTgccgcggtggcggcagGCCGTGCTGGCTCAGCAGGGCCGCCAGGGAGGCGTTGGTGTACTGCAGGTCgttgtcggcgtcggtggTCCCGCCCTCGAGGTGGTACGCGTACTGGTCCGGGATGGTGTCGTTGCCGCGGATGGCGGAGAGCCAGGCGGTCCACCAGGTGTTGGTGGCGGTTGGCCGGTAGGCCAGCGTCGGTCCTGAGATGAGCatgcgggcgagggcggggtCCTGGCGGATGCGCTTGTGCGTGCGCACGTACAGGTCCAGCCACTGCTGCTGGGACCGCTGCCAGAAGATGCTGATGTCCGGCTCGTTCCAGATGTCGTAGACCAAGCCGCCCAGCATGTCGTTCGCTTTGAGGTCGCTGAACAGACGGTCCAGGAAGGCGTCGTAGTCGCGCCAGTCGTTGTTGTCGCCCCTGATCAAGTCAGAACGATTGAGTTCATATGCGGAGTGGCAGTCTCGGGTGCTCTACGTACGGCCAGTGCGTGGACGAGTTGGCATGGTCCGTTCCCCAGAGGTCATGCGGCAGGAGAATAAAGTTTCCGCCGTGCTTGCGCGCGGTCTGGTAGTTCTCCAACGTCGACTTGAGGCGCACATTGTACTCAGACAGTCCATAGATCCAGCCCCGGCCCGGGGCACCTGTTGTGTAGTCCCTTGGTCAGCGGCCGGAGCCGGGGGTGATTACGGGCCATGGTTTCCATTCCCCATTTGAATCATACCTATCTGAGCGCCTCCGGCGCGCCCGTAGTTGAAGCCAATGTCCGAGTAGAAGTGGTCGGGGATCTGGTCCGGCTTCTGGCCCATGGGGCTGTCGGGTAGGCCGTAGATGAAGCCAGAAGCCAAGTGCTTCGGGGCGCCGCGGAGGGTGCCCAGCTGCACAGTCGCCGTGTTGGATGATGTCTGCCTGGGCAGAAGCGGATTCGAGGCCACAATGTGCGCCGCGAGCAGCGTAGCGCCGAGGATCACCGGCTGTGTGTACATCTTGATTATTCCTTGGAATAAGAAGCTCGAGAGCCTGCCCTGTCTACCTGATAGATCTCCCTGTGCACATCAGAGAGTCAAGCCAGCCCAGGTAATCCATATTTATATTCCCTTTACTCCCCGGTCCTAGCATCGTGATCCTTCGTAATGCCCGAAGCACTTACATGAAGCTTCCAGTCGTGATCCCGGAGCGCTTGTCCCTCATTGGTGCGCCTGTTGGGTCGCGAGCATGACCGAATAGAGAAGCGCACCATTCCTGCACGGCGCCTTCGCTCGCTCTCGTGGTTGCAATGCATCCGATCACTTACCCGCTTGGTGGGATTCAGTACCTCCGTGCTAACTGGCTCCACCGAACCATCTCCGGTATTGATCGACTTACACAATGCTTTTCGCCGAAGGTAGGTAGACAGCCCACGAGATAGATCCTCAGGGCGTTGGAGAAGCGAAGAGAGATCGGTAATTAGCCGGACCATGTCCAGTAGAATACCGTAGTGTCTCAAAAGTTCCCTAAGCCCATGAACAACCTCGAACGCCCCGAATCAAAGTCAACCGTATCAAGCCGACGTCCTGGAGGCGGTTACTAGTAGTTGTAGAGAGGTGTGCTCTACTCAGTCACCTGAAGATAGCAGGGGTAGGCCCGACAAGCCTTTCTGGATGTCTAGGCCTCCTTGAACCAAGAGCTTTGCTGGGCCGCACCCTCGATGTCCTCTGCGGCAGTGATTCATTacgaggagagcgaggatCAAGTAATCCGTAAATACAAGATACTTGACTGTGCCACGCCCCagtaagtggtgaagcgaagcttgaaagggccgaggccgatgcgATCGCCACCCGTAGCCCACTGTAGCCGACGACCACCCGAGCTAGCTAGCTGGGAGAGaggggagaaaaaaaaaaaaataacCCTAACCgttaaccctaaccctaaccaCTAACCCGGGTGTGGTcgctcgcagtggtcgaaccggctcgcagtggtcgaaccggctcgcgGTGGTCGAACCCTCGATAGACGCCTACTACACCGCATTTTCGAGATACGTCAAGTAGCCGTTGATGATCCTACATCTCCTATAAGCCGACAACGAAGTGAGTACCCAGATATCACCATTCTACATCGATTCAGGATTAACACTGTGAGGAGACACAGCCAAAAGGGGGAAAGATGGAGAAAAGATCGGGGACATCTCCACCGCCAAGACACGGTATAGCTGTGGCATCCAATCGAAACAACGAAAACTCTGGAGGATTTGCCTAGTGTCAAGAGTGggggctcctagaaggaagggggtatacgttgaagtgacggagtacAAGCAAGGTATACGCAGAGCACGCGCTACAAGGTAGCTACGAGGTAGGGGGGGGTGCAAGtagttgcattgaacgctagcctctctTACTAcctataggttctatcccccttatctctcctatcctagccctcgatcttcctccgcaTTGGCCAGCCTCTATTCCTAGGCTCGTAGATCCTTTTCTAGGCcatcctatagcgcctatatagctccctAAGTACGCCTAATCCGCTCTATTGCCAATCTAATATCTTAGTTCCCTATACTTGCTTAGCCTAATGCTTTGCActtcgcttagctctatacccCTTCGATCGCTCCTCTAGGTAGCTCGTATAATCAGGGCTACTgatatatatcttagtagcgtatatagaTGACCTATATAGTACcctatagttggctaggctatactaggtactagatatagggcGAGGTAGTTGGGCTAAAGGTTGTACCAGGTGCCAAGGCACGTTCCAAGGGCTATACCAAGTACCGAGGTAGGTCCTACGGGTTAGGGTGGTTCTAGGGTATAAtagggccctcctccttcaaggTCCCTAACCCTAGggactactatactatagcttaaggGGCATAGCGATCACGCtttaggttatagccttatatacttagtagcgGACTATATAATGGTAgtttaggtagtatatatatagcttacaatcttgctatatatatagttcttatCGATTGTACTTCGgcctatagcctagcctactaatagcagattatatagtagtagtttaggtagtatatacacggcttataatcttcctatatatatagcctctATTGATCCAACtgctcctctatatatataatctaaggTAGCCTAGATAGAAGTAGCCTATTTAGATCTAGGGCTACCTATTTAGGGCCTATTTAGGCCCAAAATAGGAAAGCAATAATAGAGCTAAATAGAACtgaatagaaggtatatatatttagggtaATAgcaaaaagaaaaaggggtaaagagtatatactatatacgtCTTAAAtaccttcgctatatatataggaaagGGGAATTGAAACTTCTACTAGAACATTACAATATAAAAAACATAGAATTTTAAGCCTTCTAAGCTTAGACTACCTTACTAaatatatcttctaggcttatagctcctagccttcctttcctcctttcttcctttgtactatctttataaatgcctagcctacctaagtgcctagcctactataaCGACAATACGATACTAGCCTACAATTATAATCGTATATATGCCCTTTACTTCCTTTTAACGCTCCCTTtaatcgtatatatatagctaacttcTTCGCTTTATAGATAATTCGTTTTTTTAATGTTCCCGCCCTTGCCTCTCCTCGATAGGTCGCTCTACAATAGTTTAGTCGATTAGTAGGATAGCTCTCGATCGATAGGATAGCTCTAGCGAttctagtatataaaggctatatagctagcgaactcgctatatagtcggcgagaagaatataatagtacactaacaatatagtagattCAAATAACTTATTTATTTCTAGCTACGCCTTATAAATAACCTTCAACGCTAAGATATTGATAGATAGTGTAAGGTGGAcactactaatatactaggtagAAGCAATTATATTAAAGTTGTTCTCAAGCCTAGGCTTCTAGCCTATCAATATAGCGTCTAAAGAGCGCTCTTCTAGCAAGGCAGAGTCGCCTACCAACGACACGCCTATAGCTCCCGCGGAGTATACGTCTAACGTAGCGGCTACGCCCACtagcgacgacgagaagaaggagaagaaggaggaggataaaGACAAAGAGATAGAGTCGAAGCCCCTAACCCTATATAAAGGCGGCTTCAGCTATAAGAGAAGAGCGATATATAGAAAGGGTGTAGATAGAGAGCAATGTAAtcgctaatagtatagtagtctaaTGACCTTAACTCAACGTTTAAAAAGAGGATTTCTATAGGCGCTACCTATATtattctataaatatagagaGTATAATCGAAGTATATCGGAggcgtaggctatatatatactaacaatgatagctactactattatatagctaagtttttcaatagtagtagtacccctatctactactattaagctaatatatatctatatataggttatatatctattatatctaatatacttataggttctagtttatactacgttgagtatatatagaataactatatttatctagctataagttgcCCTCCTTTTTCAAAGGCGTTGACCTTAGCGCCTTAAAGCCGAAACCTACATTTTCattatatatacgttatactATTGCTAATTCCTTTGAAAAAATAAAGATTTATTCTACTGCCTTcgctatagtttatagctttattaAAGCCCTCGATAAAAGGGACTACCCTACTATCGACGAAAAGGTAAGTTTTAAATATCTTCTCTAcgtatatagtgtatatactaagtatattctagctagctatacttGTCTAGGGCGTTGTCGACGCGTTTACAATAGCCTACGAGGCTATTAGCAGTGCCCTAGTCGCTTCTACCGCCTACTTtaagaacttcttagagTAGTAGAGGGAGGTATAGAAggtagaaggtatactaaagaggTGCCTCCGGCACTTCATTAGCGCGCCTACGCTGCTCCTacctccttcccctcctcctagcaCTACGctagaggaggtagtagagAGGCTAGCCAAGCTAGAGGAGTAGcaaaagtatataaaggggGTAGTAGTAAGTCTATAagtctattatatctataaagtgtatatatagctaacaattAAAGAATAAAattttagtagtagtaaagagctaGGGTCCGCCGCTAGAGGAGAGTaaagagagggaggggggtagCAAAGAGGGCGCTAATAACGTATAAATAGATAAGTTTATAATAGAGTCGATCTAAGGCTTAGAGAAGGACTTAACAATATAGAGGGTAGCTATTAGGTAGATAGATAGTTCTTACGttgttttttcttttttccttttcttttcttttttccttaATTGAAGTACTATTTAGCGCCCTCGTTATATTCCTATCGCTTAtcgcctacgcctatactcatcttaaatatatactttgtaagtatatagtaaaagCCTATtatcaatatacttatatagctcctaggtaTTCTCCTCTAGTAGGTAGTTCTTCTACTTGATAAGGAAATACCTATTGAGaggtagccctatataattaagaatAGCTTCGACCTCCTAATACTACTCTTAtacaacgacctatatatagtcgcGGTATACGAGCGCTTCCTATAGGTTGCCGTTGAATAGCTCGAGTATTGCAATAGAGAAAACTAGATAGAACTTAAACATAGGTGAGAGATCTAAGTAGTACACTATCTTcttattgcctatattagCGATAATTTTAAATGGCCTAAGATACTTATCTATGAATTTACTACTTAGACGCCGCTAGCGAATATACCTTAAATCGACCTAAACCTATTGGCCAACTCTAAaggttataggtatatacttaCAGTTGTACTACTTCGTATAACCTTTGTTAGCTTGTACTAAGGCCTTGTAGATTCTTTCCCAATCCTTAGCAAGCCTATAGGCACgctcctctatagtagaaaCGTTGCTTAAGCTATTTACAAGCGGGTCTACCAAATcatataagtagtagctataaaggaggtatactagagttgcctttatagctaaataCACTAAGGTATTGTAAGTATATTTGGCTAAAGCCAACTTCTATACCTAGTTATactgctcctatatatagtaaatatatagataatgCTCCAACGCCTAATTCTACCTCTCTATTTGACTATtagtctaaggatagtatatagtgcttagcttttatataatatctaagaggTCGCAAAGTACACGCTAAAACCCGCTTATAAATAAGCTTCTATAGTCGGAAACAAtggtctatagtaggctaaAGGGTCGATAGACGTAATTAaagaagaggtaggcaaaGGCGCTAGCCTAGAGCTGCTTATacgttataatatagaggatatacttagtaaacttGTCGACGATAATGAGGACAACGTTGtagggcttatatatataggggtcGATAGAGGTAGGCAAGCTAATAACGAAATCGACAGTAATATCCTACTATAAGCGCTTAGGAACCGGTAGCGCTACGAGCTTACTGTAAAGGCAGTAGGTTCTCGCTtttgtatagctatatataacgtattctactatatattgatcgatctccctatatatatctagctagtagtagtagcgtaTTAGGCGCTTATAAGTCTtcctaatactactatagctacttaTTATAGCGTTGTAGTAGCGCGCTaaaagcgtatactatagagctataggtatatagatctagctactataatgTAGGATACTATCATCGCTATActtctattgcctatatatataagctatcttCTAAACGCCCTTAGTCACCTAGGGATCAACTTCTTATACCTAGATTAGTTGCTATTcaaaaggctagcctttatcctctactagcttcctAGTAGCAACAACGATATATAGGCGGTAATCAGGTGTATATACGCTActagctagactactacGGGCCATCTAGTCTAAGAGGGGTCGCCGCCTAggccctaggtagctagattcccttatatatatttcttaggCCTTTAGGGAGCTACGCTCTAGTGGCGGTTTACTAGGtctatctaggctataggtaaCACTTCTATCTATACTGTGGTTGACTAGTGGAAAAGCGTTATCTAGGCGGGGCTTCTATACCGCCGCCTCTCCCTTgtccctagctataggttcATAGTGACGTTTACCGCTacctatacgctataggaCCTCCCAATTGCCTTACTTAAGGCGTATATTAGGTGTAACACTCTTATTAAactcctacttatatagcttatatatatcctctaactctctaaggcctatactaggtcttggctatatagctagagtaaTAGCCCTAACTGTAGAGCGgtaccttagtatatagtcctttcctatagcaatataCTTCTCTAAGAGTCGTAGTAGTAGGTTCTTAACGCCCTTGTCGCTAGGGCCTTCTACTAGGTCTAGTCTTCGAGAGAGTTTATCAACAAggttctataggctaaggcGATACTTAATGACAAAGTCaaattctataagcttatcgctctaatatagctactatatagagagctacttcttcgtctttatatatttaaggtTTAAGTAGTCAGTAAGAGCGATAATAGtagtctataagtataggagGTAATACTACTAGGTCTAAAAGACGTTGACAAATGTAAATAGCTCCTTATCACTAATGCTATAGCACATTTCCTTAGGGCTAAGCTTATAAGAGTAGAATGTAATAGGGTGCTATTGGCCTTCAAATAGTTAGGAGAGGACTATACCAATAGCGAACTTCGAAATATTTATCTCTATATAGGTTAGAAAGCTAGAGTCGaaatagtataggataggCGTTTCCTAGAATCTACGCTATAGCTCGTAGAATATATCGATCGTATCCTAGGTCATCTCGAAGATACGATTGCCTTAGAGTAGGTTAATCAAGGGGGTATAGATCTTcaagtagttatagataaaCCTATAGTAAAAGCTAATGAACCTAAGGAATATCTAGATATTGTAAGCACTATAAGGTAGTGGCTACTACGCAATAGCTTCAACGTACAATAGTTCTATCTTAATGCCCTCTAAGGTAACAATGAACCTAAGGAATTcgactttatatatatagaactagTACTTAGGGAAGTTAATATAGAGGTCGGCTTTTTATAACCGTTCTAAAactttgtatatataccgcttatacttagcttcgTTGTTACTAAAGATCAATATATCATCTAAATATACGATATAAGTAACGTCAATAAGGCTAGGGAGGGTATAGTTGATATAAGTCTAGAAGGTTGTAGGTACGTTAGCTAGGCCTATTAGCATTATAATAAACtcgaagtagctatattatatacgaAAGGTGGTCTTCTACTCGTTGCCCTCGTATAGCTAGATccgatagtatatatcctttaaatcgagcttagtatagatcTTTGTAGAAGATAGGCGATTAAGGATCTTGTCGattagaggaataggagTATAGTTCTTATAAATAATGTGATTgaatatataatagtcgaCAACGAAGTATAATTCGCCTCCCTTCTTTAGAACGAATAAAATAGGTGTGTCTATAGAATTAGTAGAAGGTCGGatctactacttctctagagcctctataagctacttatatagagtTTCTAATTCCTTTTCGCTAAGAGGGTAGATCGGcccctatagcgtagtcgTACCGTCTTCGAGATCGATATAGTGTTCGAGCGTAGTATAGCGAGGTAGAGGAGGTcgatctatagtagagaaGAGGTCTTAGTAGGCCTTATACActtctaggagcttaggagtaGTAGGTTGTAAGCCAACGGTAGGCAAGTCTtctttagctaggttatcTAGGTTAGCTAAGTTAGGCGATTTAGCTAGGTCGGTGactagtataagtatagcaATAAAGAAAGTATTATTGCTCTAATCCTACTTAGGCTTAACTTATAAGCCAAGGTAGTACTTTGAGTTTAGGTAAGTCCAAGTcttcttatagtagttgaagaatagcttagctatctcTATCTAAGTTTAGCCTAAAAGGATTATAAATAGCTCGATATCTATAACTACAaagtatagtaggtaggtCTAGGAGTATCTAAGGTAGTCGGTAATACGAATATATAAggagtatatactatacgtTAAAATaaatatattgctaatagtagtaaatcTAAGGCACTAAATAAACTTAGTTAACTATAAGTACTTAGCTAAAAAGCTATAACTAATTATATTGTAATCCAACCTAGTATCTAGCattgctactatagacttctaaTTTTTATCTAAGTGTACAAAGACAATGCTCTCGATCTAAGACGACCTAGGCCCCCTAAGTTCCTAAGTGGCGTTAGCGCTATAGTCGTGCCTAAGTAGAGTAAAGTTTAGGTTATTCTAGGCGTTTAGGTTTAAAGGCTCTAGGCAACGAATAgcggtatagcctatatacctacAACGACAGTAGATAGCTTTAGagtagaatatagagatatagccaACTTCGTTATAAGTATAGTAAACTAGGTGCGACTTAGGCGTAGTGGCGAGTACTATAGTAGCATCTAGGGCTAGttactagggtataggctatatagaagggagctaggtggatatagctataggcggaataggctaaataggcgaggtagaaGGTGGGGTAGGCTAGGTAGAAGGGCGGTTCTTAGGGCAGTTGgtatagcgatagccctctctactataggtaaAGTATTGAATAGGGCGCTAGAAGGGTGTAGGCAGGACGTTAAtagagcgtagtagctatagagctatagggGCGTTGTTTAATGAGCGAGGGCGATAGCAAGAGGTGCTAGCAATACGTTGACTATATTCGATATAGTAGGCgaagcttataagctactagaatatagtaggTAATTAAGGGGAATAGTTGAAGATAAAGCTGATCTTTAGATAGAACTTTAGTAGAAgggtaactatataggtaggtttatCCTACTTCGAAGGTATATTAGCGATTATACTAGTAAACTGTTCAATAAACTCTAGGATAGTCTCGTCTTTATACTATACAAAgcgcttaagctctatagctatactaaaggcgtaTAAATTAGGATTAGATAGTTCGTTTTAAAGGAATATAATGAACTTGCCCTAGGTAATAGCTAAGAAATAGAAGTTAAGATTAGCCTTCTattcctagatatactttacctAAGCGTTCTTAGGTAGGCCTTAGAGGcagcttactatatatataacgtagtcGCTACTATTGAGCAAAtagcctataagctagaagttaGTACAGTAGTTGTATAGGAAGGCCTAGAGCGAAGTAGTATCCTTgccactatatatagggtagtttaAGCCAGTAGTACGCTAGAGGAGAGCTCCTATAGCGCTAGGAAGGATTAGCAAAGGCACAATAGAAGTACTAAGCTTAGGATTAGTAGTAGGTAAAGCGGTATCGATAGCGATAGGCGTAGCTATAGGtgtagctataggtataggcgtaggcgtagcggctataggcgtagccTTAGGTATAGCAATAGGCGTAGGAGCAGGTACAAGAGTAGGTATAGGCATAGACgtagtaatagatatagctagtataatagtattaGTGGCCTAGGCGGTAAGAGGGTTGGAATTCGAAGAGGTAGTACccttagcaatatatataaactaggTATTCTAgcgtagaagctatatatactaagcttatagttGGAGGATAGCTTGACGATAGTACTTAAAAGCGATTTTAGCGCTTAGACGACGCTCCTCCTTAGTAAGATTATACTCCTAGGTAGAAAGCAGAGGGTcgataggcgctatataggagctatttaGATCaatctaggtatactagGAGCTCTCGCCTATAGTAGCGTTAGGCGTAGGCGGTatagagagggtatataaagaggttAGATCAGTAGAAAGtgcctaagattataaggGCGTAGAGCTCTACTTAAAtgtagtataggcgtaggtctaggctatagcttaTCTCCATTGGTTCAACTCCCTAAGGTAGGATAAGAGCGTTCAACTTATTAAGAGTAGGGGCTCttagaaggaagggggtatacatTGAAGTAATAGAATATAagcaaagtatatatagagtatatgctataaagtagctataaGGTAGAGGGTATAGGtagttgcattgaacgctagcctctcttattgcctataggttctatccCCTTTATCTCTCTtatcctagccctcgatcttcctctgTATTggctagcctctattcctaggcttatagatcctttcct is part of the Thermothielavioides terrestris NRRL 8126 chromosome 2, complete sequence genome and encodes:
- a CDS encoding glycoside hydrolase family 39 protein (CAZy_ID 270181); the protein is MLGGLVYDIWNEPDISIFWQRSQQQWLDLYVRTHKRIRQDPALARMLISGPTLAYRPTATNTWWTAWLSAIRGNDTIPDQYAYHLEGGTTDADNDLQYTNASLAALLSQHGLPPPRQVNINEYANSAEQVPAGAAWWIARLERYDAVGLRGNWMGGCMLHDLFANLLTRGGGDAQTCAATDYAPAPEYWVYRYYAHNMTGQRAATAGSGDRVFDVYATVEGGDRGGVVRVLAGARVATGTWYVTVGGLQPAAGTVAVRTLAFRGGSSVYAVAGAPQDLGVVRHQYSGGEVTLAVQQTDNSTAWAFELTRE
- a CDS encoding glycoside hydrolase family 39 protein (CAZy_ID 270182) — protein: MYTQPVILGATLLAAHIVASNPLLPRQTSSNTATVQLGTLRGAPKHLASGFIYGLPDSPMGQKPDQIPDHFYSDIGFNYGRAGGAQIGMIQMGNGNHGP